From Nymphaea colorata isolate Beijing-Zhang1983 chromosome 6, ASM883128v2, whole genome shotgun sequence, a single genomic window includes:
- the LOC116256216 gene encoding uncharacterized protein LOC116256216: MSDDLQYASRADNKRKFDDPIAPPSSAPPPRRSTGFSAPITSPPSDSQTQPSYNSVPPPADEIQLAKQRAQEIAARLFNNAEAKRPRVENGGDDIGVGDHASKPSTFPISSSQSGSFGLGSQTGSYGYQGTSKKIDIPNGRVGVIIGKSGETIKYLQLQSGAKIQVTRDMDADPNSQTRPVELMGTPEQISKAEQLINDVLSEAEAGGSGILAARRFNTATPGTEQFVMKVPNNKVGLIIGKGGETIKNMQSRSGARIQIIPLHLPPGDTSAERTVQMDGTKEQIEIAKQLVNEVCSDNRARNPPMSGYSQQGYQPPRPPTSWGPPGPPPMQQPGYGYMQPGAYPGPPPQYNMPQQPYGSYPPQQTSSGFSSGWDQTSGAPAPQSSHGGGYDYYNQQQQQQPAAPGGSTAPADGSTYGYGQAPPGSYNQQPSYGESGYSQPAVGQPQSYGQDGYGGYQAPAGQPAYGQQPPNPQSGYDQQQTYGSAPSYGNKDGAVPSYGSQVPPAGPPSQTPPPTSQPPAVGAPPQGYSQPPSTTPNYPSQAPNQPYGMPPSQPGYAAQPPSQQGYGQSTLAQPGYNQQPAAQKPPGQMGYGQSPASQGGYPAPTQPGYAHSQTAPAPTGYAQPDPNQHRTAPSYGSSQGGYGQQPYGAPAPTQAGYGQQSYGDSYNAYSQQPPAYSGEGSAGGNSHSGYDAPPPGAAAGAPPAVKTSPQSQ, translated from the exons ATGTCGGACGATCTCCAGTACGCTTCGAGGGCGGACAACAAAAGGAAGTTCGACGACCCAATAGCCCCTCCGTCGTCAGCTCCTCCGCCCCGGCGGTCGACCGGGTTCTCTGCGCCCATCACCTCGCCGCCTTCTGACTCCCAGACGCAGCCATCGTACAACAGCGTCCCTCCGCCTGCGGACGAGATCCAGCTCGCCAAGCAGAGAGCCCAGGAGATAGCTGCCCGGCTGTTCAACAACGCGGAGGCAAAGAGGCCGCGCGTCGAAAACGGGGGTGATGATATTGGTGTGGGAG ATCATGCTTCAAAACCATCAACTTTCCCAATTTCTAGTTCACAATCTGGGTCATTTGGTCTTGGCTCACAGACTGGCTCATATGGCTACCAGGGTACCAGTAAAAAGATAGATATTCCAAATGGAAGG GTTGGCGTGATCATTGGAAAGAGTGGTGAGACAATTAAGTACCTTCAACTTCAATCAGGAGCAAAAATTCAAGTGACAAGGGATATGGATGCTGATCCTAATTCCCAAACTAGGCCTGTAGAACTTATGGGTACGCCAGAACAGATAAGCAAGGCTGAGCAGCTTATAAATGATGTGTTGTCAGAG GCAGAAGCAGGAGGGTCTGGCATACTTGCTGCAAGAAGGTTCAATACTGCCACTCCTGGAACTGAACAATTTGTCATGAAGGTTCCTAACAACAAG GTCGGTCTGATAATTGGCAAAGGTGGAGAAACGATAAAAAACATGCAGAGCAGGTCTGGAGCTCGCATTCAG ATTATTCCTCTACATCTCCCTCCTGGTGATACATCTGCCGAGAGAACAGTTCAGATGGATGGTACCAAAGAGCAAattgaaattgcaaaacaattaGTCAATGAAGTTTGCAGCGAT AATCGTGCAAGGAATCCTCCAATGAGTGGATACAGTCAACAAGGCTACCAACCACCACGACCACCAACAAGTTGGGGTCCACCTGGCCCTCCACCAATGCAGCAACCAGGTTATGGTTACATGCAACCTGGTGCTTATCCTGGACCTCCACCACAATATAACATGCCGCAACAACCGTATGGAAGCTATCCCCCACAACAAACGTCAAGTGGATTCTCCTCTGGCTGGGATCAAACTTCTGGTGCACCTGCTCCACAAAGCTCTCACGGTGGAGGGTATGATTATTACAaccagcaacagcagcagcaaccaGCAGCACCAGGGGGGTCCACCGCCCCTGCTGATGGCTCTACTTATGGTTATGGTCAAGCACCACCAGGAAGTTACAATCAGCAACCATCTTACGGTGAATCAGGCTACTCTCAACCCGCTGTTGGGCAGCCACAATCTTATGGTCAGGATGGTTATGGCGGCTACCAGGCACCTGCTGGACAGCCAGCATATGGGCAACAGCCTCCAAACCCACAGTCAGGCTATGATCAACAACAAACATATGGCTCAGCACCGTCCTATGGAAACAAAGATGGAGCAGTCCCTAGTTACGGTTCCCAGGTCCCTCCTGCAGGGCCACCGTCTCAAACTCCTCCACCAACTTCTCAACCACCTGCAGTTGGAGCACCACCACAAGGATACAGTCAGCCACCAAGTACCACACCAAACTATCCTTCTCAAGCACCTAACCAGCCTTATGGAATGCCACCTTCTCAGCCTGGTTATGCAGCCCAGCCTCCGTCGCAGCAAGGTTATGGACAATCAACGCTAGCTCAACCTGGCTATAATCAGCAACCAGCTGCACAAAAGCCTCCTGGCCAAATGGGATATGGCCAGTCTCCCGCCTCTCAGGGTGGTTATCCTGCTCCTACACAGCCTGGTTATGCACATTCGCAGACGGCACCTGCTCCAACTGGCTATGCGCAGCCTGATCCTAACCAGCATCGAACTGCACCGAGCTATGGTTCCTCACAAGGTGGATATGGACAGCAGCCATATGGGGCGCCTGCACCCACACAAGCTGGCTATGGACAACAGTCATACGGTGATTCGTATAATGCTTATTCCCAGCAGCCACCTGCCTATTCTGGAGAGGGCAGTGCGGGTGGCAATTCACACAGTGGTTATGATGCACCACCACCGGGAGCAGCTGCAGGAGCACCACCTGCTGTGAAGACATCGCCACAGAGCCAATAG
- the LOC116256227 gene encoding protein NDL1-like isoform X2, translated as MGDSSGSVSIDMERIPFGGEEHILQTSRGPVSVTVFGDIDKPAIITYPDVALNHMSCFQGLFFCPEAASLLLHNFCIYHIDPPGHELGAAAISSDVPIPSVDDLADQVAEVLDFFGLSTVLCMGVTAGAYILTLFAMKYRERVLGLILVSPLCKAPTWSDWLFNKIFSNLVYFYGMSGVLKEVLLQRYFSKEVRGGPNVAESDIVQLLDERQGVNVARFLEAINWRRDIAEGLKKLKCRTLIFVGDSSPFHSEALYMTSKLDRKYTALVEVQACGSMVTEEQPHAMLIPLEYFFMGYGVYRQSHFSTSPTSPLSPSCISPELLSPESLGLKLKPIKTRVSA; from the exons ATGGGAGACTCCAGCGGCTCTGTTTCTATCGACATGGAGAGGATCCCGTTTGGAGGAGAG GAACATATTTTGCAGACAAGCCGCGGCCCCGTTTCAGTAACAGTATTTGGAGATATTGATAAGCCAGCAATTATCACCTACCCGGATGTTGCTTTGAATC ATATGTCATGTTTCCAAGGACTGTTCTTTTGCCCTGAAGCTGCTTCATTGCTGCTTCACAACTTCTGCATCTATCATATTGATCCTCCTGGACATGAG tTGGGAGCAGCTGCCATTTCTTCCGATGTCCCTATTCCATCTGTTGATGACTTAGCAGATCAAGTTGCTGAAGTTCTGGATTTTTTCGG GCTTAGCACAGTTCTATGCATGGGGGTTACAGCTGGTGCCTACATTCTCACCCTTTTTGCT ATGAAGTACAGGGAGCGTGTTCTTGGTCTAATACTTGTTTCCCCTCTATGTAAAGCACCCACATGGTCAGATTGGTTGTTTAACAAG ATTTTCTCAAATTTGGTGTACTTCTATGGAATGTCTGGTGTGCTCAAGGAGGTTTTGCTTCAGAGGTATTTCAGCAAG GAAGTTCGTGGCGGTCCCAATGTTGCTGAGTCAGACATTGTGCAG CTGCTGGATGAGAGGCAGGGCGTAAATGTTGCACGATTTCTTGAAGCAATTAACTG GAGGCGTGACATAGCAGAAGGATTGAAGAAACTTAAATGTCGGACATTAATATTTGTAGGAGATAGTTCTCCATTCCACTCTGAGGCCCTCTACATGACCTCCAAATTGGACAGGAAATATACAGCGCTTGTTGAG GTGCAGGCCTGTGGGTCGATGGTGACGGAGGAGCAACCCCACGCGATGCTGATTCCCTTGGAGTATTTCTTCATGGGCTACGGAGTGTACCGACAATCTCATTTCTCTACCAGCCCGACGAGCCCCCTGAGCCCATCATGCATATCTCCGGAGCTGCTGTCCCCCGAAAGCCTGGGGTTGAAACTGAAGCCGATCAAGACCCGTGTCTCGGCCTGA
- the LOC116256227 gene encoding protein NDL1-like isoform X1: MGDSSGSVSIDMERIPFGGEEHILQTSRGPVSVTVFGDIDKPAIITYPDVALNHMSCFQGLFFCPEAASLLLHNFCIYHIDPPGHELGAAAISSDVPIPSVDDLADQVAEVLDFFGLSTVLCMGVTAGAYILTLFAMKYRERVLGLILVSPLCKAPTWSDWLFNKIFSNLVYFYGMSGVLKEVLLQRYFSKEVRGGPNVAESDIVQACRRLLDERQGVNVARFLEAINWRRDIAEGLKKLKCRTLIFVGDSSPFHSEALYMTSKLDRKYTALVEVQACGSMVTEEQPHAMLIPLEYFFMGYGVYRQSHFSTSPTSPLSPSCISPELLSPESLGLKLKPIKTRVSA; encoded by the exons ATGGGAGACTCCAGCGGCTCTGTTTCTATCGACATGGAGAGGATCCCGTTTGGAGGAGAG GAACATATTTTGCAGACAAGCCGCGGCCCCGTTTCAGTAACAGTATTTGGAGATATTGATAAGCCAGCAATTATCACCTACCCGGATGTTGCTTTGAATC ATATGTCATGTTTCCAAGGACTGTTCTTTTGCCCTGAAGCTGCTTCATTGCTGCTTCACAACTTCTGCATCTATCATATTGATCCTCCTGGACATGAG tTGGGAGCAGCTGCCATTTCTTCCGATGTCCCTATTCCATCTGTTGATGACTTAGCAGATCAAGTTGCTGAAGTTCTGGATTTTTTCGG GCTTAGCACAGTTCTATGCATGGGGGTTACAGCTGGTGCCTACATTCTCACCCTTTTTGCT ATGAAGTACAGGGAGCGTGTTCTTGGTCTAATACTTGTTTCCCCTCTATGTAAAGCACCCACATGGTCAGATTGGTTGTTTAACAAG ATTTTCTCAAATTTGGTGTACTTCTATGGAATGTCTGGTGTGCTCAAGGAGGTTTTGCTTCAGAGGTATTTCAGCAAG GAAGTTCGTGGCGGTCCCAATGTTGCTGAGTCAGACATTGTGCAGGCATGTCGAAGG CTGCTGGATGAGAGGCAGGGCGTAAATGTTGCACGATTTCTTGAAGCAATTAACTG GAGGCGTGACATAGCAGAAGGATTGAAGAAACTTAAATGTCGGACATTAATATTTGTAGGAGATAGTTCTCCATTCCACTCTGAGGCCCTCTACATGACCTCCAAATTGGACAGGAAATATACAGCGCTTGTTGAG GTGCAGGCCTGTGGGTCGATGGTGACGGAGGAGCAACCCCACGCGATGCTGATTCCCTTGGAGTATTTCTTCATGGGCTACGGAGTGTACCGACAATCTCATTTCTCTACCAGCCCGACGAGCCCCCTGAGCCCATCATGCATATCTCCGGAGCTGCTGTCCCCCGAAAGCCTGGGGTTGAAACTGAAGCCGATCAAGACCCGTGTCTCGGCCTGA